A section of the Deinococcus cellulosilyticus NBRC 106333 = KACC 11606 genome encodes:
- the guaA gene encoding glutamine-hydrolyzing GMP synthase, translating into MSIVILDFGSQFTRLIARRFRELGVYSVILPGSAPLERILQEKPQGVVLSGGPSSVYDENAPKPAAGVLDLEVPILGICYGMQYLAHTAGGEVKRAGKREYGKAELSKYSGTLFNGVQGEFIAWMSHSDSVITLPQGYDVVAETIDTPVTAIENNETRRYGVQFHPEVVHTPKGTQLLLNFLEVCGVARDWTAEHIVEELIADVQEKVGSGKVLLGISGGVDSSTLALLLARAVGEQLTAVFIDHGLLRLGEREQVEQALRPLGVNLVVVDASEEFLGALDGVSDPEQKRKIIGREFIRAFEREARKYGPFEFLAQGTLYPDVIESAGGEGAANIKSHHNVGGLPEDLAFKLVEPFRTLFKDEVREIARLLGLPDHIRLRHPFPGPGLAIRILGAITREKIDILQRVDDIFISGLREYDLYNQTAQALAVLTPIQSVGVMGDERTYSYTVALRAVTSADFMTAEWAHLPYDFLSTISSRIVNHVHEINRVVYDITSKPPATIEWE; encoded by the coding sequence GTGAGCATCGTGATTCTTGATTTCGGTAGCCAGTTCACCCGTCTGATTGCCAGACGTTTCCGTGAATTGGGAGTGTACAGTGTGATTCTTCCTGGCAGTGCCCCTCTGGAGCGCATCCTGCAGGAAAAGCCCCAGGGTGTGGTGCTGTCTGGTGGTCCCAGCAGTGTGTATGACGAGAACGCTCCGAAGCCTGCTGCAGGGGTGCTGGACCTGGAGGTGCCGATTCTGGGCATCTGTTACGGCATGCAGTACCTGGCCCACACCGCAGGTGGAGAGGTCAAGCGTGCTGGCAAGCGCGAGTATGGCAAGGCTGAACTGAGCAAGTACTCTGGAACCCTCTTCAATGGGGTGCAAGGCGAATTCATCGCCTGGATGAGCCACAGCGACTCGGTGATCACTCTCCCTCAGGGCTACGACGTGGTCGCAGAGACCATCGACACCCCTGTGACGGCCATCGAGAACAACGAAACCCGTCGTTACGGTGTGCAATTCCATCCTGAGGTGGTGCACACCCCCAAAGGCACCCAGCTTCTGCTGAACTTCCTGGAAGTGTGTGGTGTGGCCCGTGACTGGACCGCCGAGCACATCGTGGAAGAACTGATTGCCGATGTGCAGGAGAAAGTGGGCTCAGGCAAGGTCCTGCTGGGCATTTCCGGTGGTGTGGACTCCAGCACCCTCGCCCTTTTGCTGGCCAGAGCCGTGGGTGAGCAACTCACCGCCGTGTTCATTGACCACGGTCTGCTGCGTCTCGGCGAACGGGAGCAGGTTGAACAGGCCCTGCGGCCCCTCGGTGTGAACCTCGTGGTCGTGGATGCTTCTGAGGAGTTCCTGGGAGCCCTCGATGGTGTCAGCGACCCCGAGCAGAAGCGCAAGATCATCGGGCGTGAATTCATCCGTGCCTTCGAGCGTGAAGCCCGCAAGTATGGCCCCTTCGAGTTCCTGGCCCAGGGCACCCTGTACCCCGATGTGATCGAATCTGCGGGTGGAGAAGGTGCAGCCAACATCAAGAGCCACCACAACGTGGGGGGTCTCCCTGAAGATCTCGCCTTCAAACTGGTGGAGCCTTTCCGCACCCTCTTCAAAGACGAAGTGCGTGAAATTGCCCGCCTGCTGGGCCTCCCTGACCACATCCGTCTGCGTCACCCCTTCCCCGGTCCGGGTCTGGCCATCCGCATCCTGGGAGCGATCACCCGTGAGAAGATTGACATCCTGCAGCGCGTGGATGACATCTTCATCTCGGGCCTCCGCGAGTACGACCTGTACAACCAGACTGCACAGGCCCTCGCTGTCCTGACCCCCATTCAGTCTGTGGGCGTCATGGGCGACGAGCGCACCTACTCCTACACCGTTGCCCTGCGTGCCGTGACCAGTGCGGACTTCATGACCGCCGAGTGGGCACACCTGCCTTACGACTTCCTCTCCACCATCTCCAGTCGCATCGTGAACCACGTGCACGAGATCAACCGGGTGGTCTACGACATCACCTCCAAGCCCCCGGCCACCATCGAGTGGGAATGA
- a CDS encoding deoxynucleoside kinase, giving the protein MYLAVSGNIGSGKSTLTRLLSERLKLTPVFETVDENPYLADFYQDMARYAFHSQVFFLSRRLEQHLNVVNQTLDVVQDRTIFEDAWVFAKNLYQQGHMSLRDWETYQSLLQGILPALRMPDVLIHIEASLPTLKKRIALRGRDYEKALPDQYLLNLSGLYQSFIEEYSASKVYILNGDRLDFVERPEIIEKLCNDIDDVVVGGLF; this is encoded by the coding sequence GTGTACCTTGCGGTGAGTGGCAACATCGGCAGTGGGAAGAGCACCCTGACCCGCCTGCTCTCTGAGCGCCTGAAGCTGACCCCGGTTTTTGAGACCGTAGATGAAAACCCTTATCTGGCGGACTTTTATCAGGACATGGCGCGGTATGCGTTTCATTCACAGGTGTTTTTTCTGTCCAGACGGCTGGAGCAGCACCTGAATGTGGTGAACCAGACGCTGGATGTGGTGCAGGACCGCACCATCTTCGAGGATGCCTGGGTGTTTGCGAAAAACCTGTACCAGCAGGGGCACATGAGCCTGCGCGACTGGGAGACCTACCAGAGTCTGTTGCAGGGCATCCTGCCTGCCCTGCGCATGCCAGATGTGCTGATTCACATTGAGGCAAGCCTGCCCACCCTGAAAAAACGCATCGCACTGAGGGGCCGGGATTACGAAAAGGCCCTGCCCGACCAGTACCTGCTGAACCTCTCAGGACTGTACCAGTCTTTCATTGAGGAATACAGCGCATCGAAAGTCTACATTCTGAATGGAGACAGGCTGGATTTTGTGGAGCGTCCTGAAATCATTGAGAAGCTCTGCAATGACATTGATGACGTGGTGGTGGGAGGTCTGTTTTGA
- a CDS encoding UDP-N-acetylmuramoyl-L-alanyl-D-glutamate--2,6-diaminopimelate ligase: protein MKLHDLLLSLNLPLPAENPDVTAVTHNSAWVKPGAIFVAVRGLKTDGHKFIPQALERGAVAVVGEGFEGDLPVPYLQVNSARHALADLACVLQNHPSRELQVVGITGTDGKSTTSWITYHLLQAAGKASGLLSTVGYKTPDGVLHHFPQHLTTPDSPEIQSLLRELVSLGTTHCVLETSSHALELERVRGVQYQVGIFTNLTPEHLDFHGDMEGYFQAKRKLIDRSHFAVLNQDDPYARRLTDHPNHTTFGVSPDAQWRAINIEEEVSGLKFTVVSPAGTFDVVLPMIGQFNVHNALAAIAAAHHLGIEIPVLQQGLASFEGVPGRMQILSSTPRVIVDFAHTPPSLEKALEVLRPSTPGKLWVVVGSAGGNRDPLKRAPLGEVASRLADQAIFTEEDCRDTPIEEILREMERGASALDKNNFKSIADRREAIRFAVQHAADADTVLLAGKGPEDTLERATEILPWNEVEEALQALSL from the coding sequence TTGAAACTGCATGACCTGCTGCTTTCCCTGAACCTGCCCTTGCCTGCAGAAAATCCAGATGTCACTGCGGTTACCCACAACAGCGCATGGGTGAAACCCGGTGCCATTTTCGTGGCGGTCAGGGGCCTGAAGACCGATGGGCACAAATTCATTCCGCAGGCCCTGGAGCGCGGGGCAGTCGCTGTGGTGGGAGAGGGTTTCGAGGGCGACCTGCCTGTTCCCTACCTGCAAGTGAACAGTGCCCGTCATGCCCTGGCAGATCTGGCCTGTGTGCTGCAGAACCATCCCAGCCGGGAGCTGCAGGTGGTGGGCATCACCGGAACCGATGGGAAGAGCACCACAAGCTGGATCACCTACCACCTGCTGCAAGCTGCCGGAAAAGCCTCTGGTCTGCTGTCCACGGTGGGGTACAAAACCCCGGATGGGGTGCTGCACCATTTCCCCCAGCACCTGACCACCCCGGACAGCCCGGAAATTCAGAGCCTGCTCAGGGAGCTTGTGAGCCTGGGGACCACCCATTGCGTGCTGGAGACCAGTTCCCACGCTCTGGAGCTGGAGCGGGTCAGGGGCGTGCAGTATCAGGTGGGAATTTTCACCAACCTGACCCCCGAGCACCTGGATTTTCACGGGGACATGGAGGGGTATTTTCAGGCCAAGCGCAAGCTGATTGACCGCAGCCATTTTGCGGTGCTGAATCAGGATGATCCTTACGCCAGACGCCTGACAGACCACCCCAATCACACCACTTTCGGGGTGTCTCCTGATGCACAGTGGCGGGCGATCAACATCGAAGAGGAGGTCTCCGGGCTGAAATTCACGGTGGTCTCCCCCGCTGGAACCTTTGATGTGGTGCTCCCGATGATTGGCCAGTTCAACGTGCACAATGCCCTGGCCGCCATTGCAGCAGCCCACCATCTGGGAATTGAAATTCCTGTCTTGCAACAGGGTCTGGCCTCCTTTGAAGGGGTTCCTGGCCGCATGCAGATCCTGAGCAGCACCCCGAGGGTGATTGTCGATTTTGCCCACACGCCGCCCAGTCTGGAGAAAGCCCTGGAGGTCCTCAGGCCCAGCACCCCTGGAAAACTCTGGGTGGTGGTGGGTTCCGCTGGAGGCAACCGGGACCCCCTGAAGCGTGCTCCTCTGGGTGAGGTGGCCTCCCGACTGGCCGATCAGGCCATCTTCACGGAAGAGGACTGCCGGGACACTCCCATTGAGGAGATCCTGCGTGAGATGGAGCGAGGAGCTTCTGCACTCGACAAGAACAACTTCAAATCCATTGCAGACCGCAGAGAAGCGATCCGTTTTGCTGTGCAGCATGCTGCTGATGCAGACACAGTGCTGCTGGCAGGAAAAGGACCAGAAGACACCCTGGAGCGTGCCACCGAAATCCTGCCCTGGAACGAGGTCGAGGAAGCCCTGCAAGCCCTGTCACTTTGA
- a CDS encoding AAC(3) family N-acetyltransferase — protein sequence MLHLHRRNRTVTASDFQQALQALGLSGREHLMAHASLSAFGYVHGGAEILSELLKSHTATVVMPAFTYYTLVWPEAYRTPEWPPHPPGPMGSFHRFSRVSRDIGKVPQALVDDPEVLRSNHPALSFVAYGQRAEDILNAQTLREPYAPAGALYDLAGKVLLAGVDHTSNTTIHYGEYLAGQLELPRYVIQDGKLQSTYFPNCSAGFQRIERHLIHKKSVKVGAGVLALYDVQELIDVTVMLLSKNPEALLCHYSGCRCQYVRSLLKFHHISARTHQPKVL from the coding sequence GTGCTCCACCTGCACCGCCGCAACCGAACCGTGACCGCCAGTGATTTTCAGCAGGCCCTGCAGGCCCTCGGGCTCAGTGGCAGAGAACACCTCATGGCCCATGCCTCTCTCAGTGCTTTCGGGTACGTGCATGGAGGGGCCGAGATCCTCTCAGAACTGCTGAAAAGCCACACCGCCACTGTGGTGATGCCCGCCTTCACCTATTACACGCTGGTCTGGCCGGAGGCTTACCGCACCCCCGAGTGGCCGCCCCATCCTCCGGGTCCGATGGGGTCTTTTCACCGATTTTCCAGGGTGTCCCGGGACATCGGCAAGGTGCCCCAGGCGTTGGTGGATGATCCTGAGGTGCTGCGCAGCAACCATCCGGCCCTCAGTTTTGTGGCTTATGGTCAGCGGGCAGAAGACATCCTGAATGCCCAGACCCTACGGGAGCCTTATGCTCCTGCGGGAGCCCTGTATGACCTCGCCGGGAAGGTGCTGCTTGCAGGGGTGGACCACACCTCCAACACCACCATCCATTACGGAGAATACCTGGCCGGACAGCTCGAACTGCCCAGATATGTCATCCAGGATGGAAAACTGCAGTCCACCTATTTCCCCAATTGCTCTGCTGGATTTCAGCGCATCGAACGTCATTTGATCCACAAGAAGAGTGTCAAGGTGGGTGCGGGTGTGCTGGCCCTCTACGACGTGCAGGAGCTGATTGATGTCACGGTGATGCTGCTGTCGAAAAACCCCGAAGCCCTGCTGTGCCACTATTCGGGGTGCCGTTGTCAGTATGTGCGCAGTCTGCTGAAGTTTCACCACATCTCTGCCAGAACCCATCAGCCAAAAGTGCTGTGA
- the icd gene encoding NADP-dependent isocitrate dehydrogenase, with translation MSKIQVPTDGAKVTMQDGKLQVPNNPIIPFIEGDGTGPDIWQASVRVLDAAVEKAYKGEKKIVWMEVYAGDKANEVYGETIWLPDETNEAFREYLVGIKGPLTTPVGGGIRSINVALRQILDLYACVRPVAYFDGVPSPVKQPELVDMVIFRENTEDIYAGIEYKAGTDQVKKLVSFLQTEFGVNKIRFPETSSLGIKPVSEEGTKRLVRAAIQYAIDNNRKSVTLVHKGNIMKFTEGAFRDWGYELAKEEFGAVEIDGGPWCKLPNGIIIKDAIADAFLQQILLRPAEYDVVATLNLNGDYLSDALAAQVGGIGIAPGANINYVTGHAIFEATHGTAPKYAGQDKVNPSSVILSGEMMLRHLGWSEAADLILQSMSKTISQKTVTYDFARLMDGAKEVKCSEFADALIANM, from the coding sequence ATGTCAAAGATTCAGGTCCCCACGGACGGCGCCAAAGTCACCATGCAAGATGGAAAACTGCAGGTGCCCAACAATCCCATCATTCCTTTCATTGAAGGGGACGGCACCGGTCCCGACATCTGGCAGGCATCTGTGCGTGTGCTGGACGCCGCCGTGGAAAAAGCCTACAAGGGTGAGAAGAAAATCGTCTGGATGGAAGTCTACGCTGGCGACAAGGCCAACGAAGTGTATGGCGAAACCATCTGGCTCCCCGACGAGACCAACGAGGCCTTCCGCGAATACCTTGTGGGCATCAAAGGCCCCCTGACCACCCCCGTGGGAGGCGGCATCCGTTCCATCAACGTGGCCCTGCGCCAGATCCTGGACCTGTACGCCTGCGTGCGCCCTGTGGCCTACTTTGATGGCGTTCCCAGCCCAGTCAAGCAACCCGAGCTCGTGGACATGGTGATCTTCCGTGAAAACACCGAAGACATCTACGCCGGGATCGAGTACAAGGCTGGAACCGATCAGGTCAAGAAACTGGTGAGCTTCCTGCAGACCGAATTCGGTGTGAACAAGATCCGTTTTCCCGAAACCAGCAGCCTGGGCATCAAACCCGTCTCTGAAGAGGGCACCAAGCGTCTGGTCCGTGCGGCCATCCAGTACGCCATCGACAACAACCGCAAGAGCGTCACCCTGGTGCACAAGGGCAACATCATGAAGTTCACCGAGGGTGCTTTCCGCGACTGGGGCTACGAACTGGCCAAGGAAGAATTCGGCGCTGTGGAAATCGACGGCGGCCCCTGGTGCAAACTCCCCAACGGCATCATCATCAAAGATGCCATTGCAGACGCCTTCCTCCAGCAGATCCTGCTGCGCCCCGCCGAGTACGATGTGGTCGCCACCCTGAACCTCAACGGCGACTACCTCAGTGACGCCCTGGCTGCACAGGTGGGGGGAATCGGCATTGCCCCCGGTGCCAACATCAACTACGTCACCGGACACGCCATCTTCGAGGCCACCCACGGCACCGCACCCAAGTACGCCGGGCAGGACAAGGTGAACCCCTCCAGCGTGATCCTCTCTGGCGAAATGATGCTGCGTCACCTCGGCTGGTCTGAAGCTGCCGACCTGATCCTGCAATCCATGAGCAAGACCATCTCCCAGAAGACGGTCACCTACGACTTCGCCCGTCTGATGGACGGAGCCAAAGAAGTCAAGTGCTCCGAATTCGCAGACGCCCTGATCGCCAACATGTGA
- a CDS encoding deoxynucleoside kinase → MYLVTEGLIGVGKTSLSRLLAQKYQASLTLEVVEDNPFLGGFYADMERYAFQVQVFFLLSRFKQLQHVAQGDLFHLNHVSDYMFDKDFVFASMNLKDHEFDLYQELYAQLKPKLAHPDLVVYLRADAEFVKERILKRGREFELDMPLDYLRNLSDHYDRFFETYPGQVLCINASEYDFVGNPEDALRILGEIEEALKCTLR, encoded by the coding sequence GTGTATCTGGTCACTGAAGGTCTCATTGGTGTTGGCAAGACGAGCCTCAGCCGCTTGCTGGCGCAGAAGTATCAGGCGTCTCTGACGCTGGAAGTTGTGGAAGACAATCCCTTTCTGGGTGGATTTTATGCGGACATGGAGCGCTATGCGTTTCAGGTGCAGGTGTTTTTCCTGCTGTCGCGGTTCAAGCAGTTGCAGCATGTTGCCCAGGGGGATCTGTTTCACCTCAACCACGTGTCGGATTACATGTTCGACAAGGATTTCGTGTTCGCCAGCATGAACCTCAAGGACCATGAGTTCGACCTTTACCAGGAGCTTTACGCGCAGCTCAAACCCAAACTGGCCCATCCCGATCTGGTGGTGTACCTGCGGGCAGATGCGGAGTTCGTGAAAGAACGCATCTTGAAGCGTGGCCGGGAATTTGAGCTGGACATGCCGCTGGATTACCTGCGCAACCTGTCGGACCACTATGACCGCTTTTTTGAGACCTATCCCGGGCAGGTGCTGTGCATCAATGCTTCAGAGTATGACTTCGTGGGGAATCCCGAAGATGCCTTAAGAATCCTGGGTGAAATCGAGGAGGCCCTGAAGTGTACCTTGCGGTGA
- a CDS encoding alpha-amylase family glycosyl hydrolase has protein sequence MQENLLWWQSGIIYQIYPRSFKDSNSDGIGDLKGIIEKLDYLESLGIKSIWLSPIFPSPMADFGYDVADYCDIHPMFGTLEDFDELTEKAHARGMKIMLDLVPNHTSDQHPWFLEARSSRDNPKRDWYIWKDPKEDGSAPNNWTSFFGPSAWTLDEASGQYYLHQFLSSQPELNWQNPEVREAVYESMRFWLRRGVDGFRVDVIWLLGKHQDFLDEPENPLWQEGQQNHWKLIHVYTQDQPETHEYVREMRKVLDEFDERMMVGEIYLPFDNLVAYYGENNDAVHLPFNFSLILSTWDAQAVRDLADEYDQKVGKGWPNWVLGNHDQSRIASRIGPQYARMAQMLLLTLRGTPTCYYGDEIGMEDVEIPFEKMQDPAGLQQPGVKGASRDPERTPMQWDDSENAGFSDVEPWLPLAPNFRDVNVAKQEQDPNSFLNYFRGLVKLRQSTPALYAGDYESVDSGHPDVFAFKRYTDDQTVLVVLNFSEEGQSVDLSEINMVGQVLYSTRGEAGERLLLETLILGPCEGMILKI, from the coding sequence ATGCAAGAGAACCTGTTGTGGTGGCAATCCGGCATCATCTACCAGATCTACCCCAGATCCTTCAAGGACTCCAACAGCGATGGGATCGGCGATTTAAAAGGCATCATCGAGAAACTCGATTACCTCGAAAGCCTGGGCATCAAGTCCATCTGGCTTTCACCGATCTTCCCGAGCCCCATGGCCGACTTCGGGTACGACGTCGCAGATTACTGTGACATCCATCCGATGTTCGGCACGCTGGAGGACTTCGATGAGCTCACCGAGAAAGCCCACGCCCGGGGCATGAAAATCATGCTGGACCTGGTGCCCAACCACACCAGTGACCAGCACCCCTGGTTTCTGGAGGCCCGCTCCAGCCGGGACAACCCCAAACGGGACTGGTACATCTGGAAAGACCCGAAAGAAGACGGCAGTGCCCCCAACAACTGGACCAGTTTCTTTGGGCCCAGCGCATGGACCCTGGATGAGGCCAGTGGGCAGTACTACCTGCACCAGTTCCTCAGCAGCCAGCCTGAACTGAACTGGCAAAACCCTGAAGTGCGGGAAGCCGTGTACGAGAGCATGCGCTTCTGGTTGCGCAGGGGCGTGGACGGCTTCCGGGTGGATGTGATCTGGCTGCTCGGCAAGCACCAGGACTTCCTGGACGAGCCCGAAAACCCCCTGTGGCAGGAAGGCCAGCAGAACCACTGGAAACTCATTCATGTGTACACCCAGGACCAGCCTGAGACCCACGAATACGTCCGGGAGATGCGCAAGGTCCTTGATGAATTCGACGAGCGCATGATGGTCGGCGAAATCTACCTGCCCTTCGACAACCTGGTCGCCTACTATGGCGAGAACAACGACGCCGTACACCTTCCCTTCAATTTCAGTCTGATCCTCAGCACCTGGGACGCCCAGGCCGTGCGGGACCTCGCAGATGAGTACGACCAGAAGGTCGGCAAAGGCTGGCCCAACTGGGTGCTTGGGAACCACGATCAGAGCCGCATTGCAAGCCGCATTGGGCCCCAGTATGCCCGTATGGCACAGATGCTGCTCCTCACCCTGCGTGGCACCCCCACCTGTTACTACGGCGATGAGATCGGCATGGAAGATGTCGAAATCCCCTTCGAGAAAATGCAGGACCCCGCAGGCCTCCAGCAGCCGGGTGTCAAAGGGGCCAGCCGTGACCCCGAGCGCACCCCCATGCAGTGGGACGACAGTGAAAACGCAGGTTTCAGCGACGTGGAACCCTGGCTTCCCCTCGCTCCCAATTTCCGTGATGTCAACGTGGCAAAACAGGAACAGGACCCGAACAGCTTCCTGAATTACTTCCGGGGTCTCGTGAAACTGCGCCAGAGCACCCCTGCCCTTTATGCTGGCGATTACGAGAGCGTGGACTCCGGTCACCCTGATGTCTTTGCCTTCAAACGCTACACCGATGACCAGACGGTTCTGGTGGTCCTCAATTTTTCCGAAGAAGGCCAGAGCGTGGACCTCTCAGAAATCAACATGGTCGGTCAGGTGCTGTACAGCACCCGTGGTGAAGCAGGAGAGAGGCTTCTGCTTGAAACCCTGATCCTTGGGCCCTGTGAAGGGATGATTCTGAAGATTTAA
- a CDS encoding MBL fold metallo-hydrolase — translation MTKGLSRRNTLRLLGGSSMLLAAGLHSGARAQENRMSLPNGAGFYRFKLGDFTFVVLSDGQTTGGSAFPNWGANPGKQEEFANVLRSRFVPVEPFTNNYNPMLIDTGKNKVLIDTGRGGTAGQMVQNLRNAGYSPDDIDTVFITHGHGDHIGGMSDAEGKSVFGKARLVMGQTEYDFWASQNNAGFNKNIVAFKDRFTFIQDGGEIVPGLVGVLTPGHTVGHMAVLATSGENKVMHFGDAGGHYVLSLMYPEHYLGFDSSPETAVATRKRIFEQAANDRLTVVGYHYAWPGVGNIIKKDVGYEFIPTFFKF, via the coding sequence GTGACCAAGGGACTCTCTCGCCGCAACACACTCAGGCTTCTTGGAGGAAGCTCCATGCTGCTCGCAGCAGGGCTGCACTCAGGCGCACGGGCACAGGAGAACCGCATGAGCCTGCCCAATGGCGCAGGATTCTACCGTTTTAAACTCGGAGATTTTACTTTTGTGGTCCTCAGCGACGGCCAGACCACCGGAGGCAGCGCCTTCCCCAACTGGGGGGCCAACCCCGGCAAACAGGAAGAGTTTGCCAACGTCCTCAGAAGCCGCTTCGTTCCTGTGGAGCCCTTCACCAACAATTACAATCCCATGCTGATCGACACCGGAAAAAACAAAGTGCTGATCGATACCGGACGTGGAGGGACCGCAGGCCAGATGGTGCAGAACCTGAGAAACGCCGGATACAGCCCGGATGACATTGACACGGTGTTCATCACCCACGGTCACGGGGACCACATTGGCGGCATGAGCGATGCAGAAGGCAAATCCGTGTTTGGCAAAGCCAGACTGGTGATGGGCCAGACCGAATACGATTTCTGGGCCAGCCAGAACAATGCAGGCTTCAACAAGAACATCGTGGCCTTCAAGGACCGCTTCACCTTCATTCAGGATGGAGGCGAGATTGTTCCTGGTCTGGTCGGCGTTCTGACCCCTGGTCACACCGTGGGCCACATGGCCGTGCTTGCCACCTCGGGTGAGAACAAAGTCATGCACTTCGGAGATGCAGGGGGACATTACGTCCTGTCTCTGATGTACCCCGAGCACTATCTGGGCTTTGATTCCAGCCCTGAAACGGCAGTGGCGACCCGCAAACGCATCTTTGAACAGGCTGCAAATGACCGCCTGACAGTGGTGGGATACCACTACGCCTGGCCTGGTGTGGGCAACATCATCAAAAAGGACGTGGGATACGAGTTCATCCCCACTTTCTTCAAGTTCTGA
- a CDS encoding M3 family metallopeptidase, protein MTVISQNQFDVQEMVQRYEALVQEPLNQQNLDVWVSRWSDLEKQVRETVNDAYFRKVQNVRDEDTEKFYAFLLEEVAPKAKAYSSKLAERFLEVNPEQPRYQQMLKNFRTEKQVRTPELIQLQAEIDPLAATYDEITGKMMAVVDGVEMPGEEAWTLVFDQNRDTREKGWRAYYEMWKAHRTELGELLLTLVQKRRHMAKVGGFSDYRAYCWAELNRTDYTPADTQKLQQGILQQVTPLAKAVRQKQAERLGLQSLRPWDLNVEEGESLKPFQTTQQLLDLTANALREVSADWFRVFDGYRTRRPDLIDIETRADKGTGGFCEFLYQQGYPHIFMSLMGRHDDLTGFFHETGHALHFLLTDRKQDLYWHNNVPMEFNETMAMTMELLPLEHLAKIGVYSEGQLQTAVQASLEQSVQLLPRLVVYDAFQHWLYTEAPEDLTIDMLDEKWLGLWQAYIPDVDHSGLEDFIALGWSRVVHLYLYPFYMIEYVMAQVYAWQVWSAYLQEPEATVQKLTEGMELGATVSLPELIRTIGQSFPVDEGQLSDAIANVREKIFG, encoded by the coding sequence ATGACCGTGATTTCGCAAAACCAATTCGACGTGCAGGAGATGGTGCAGCGCTATGAGGCGCTGGTTCAGGAGCCTCTGAACCAGCAGAACCTGGACGTCTGGGTGTCCCGCTGGAGCGACCTGGAGAAACAGGTCCGGGAAACCGTCAATGATGCCTATTTCAGAAAAGTGCAGAACGTCCGGGATGAAGACACTGAAAAGTTTTATGCTTTCCTGCTCGAAGAAGTGGCCCCCAAAGCGAAAGCCTACAGCAGCAAACTGGCAGAGCGCTTTCTGGAAGTGAATCCAGAGCAGCCCAGATACCAGCAGATGCTCAAGAACTTCCGCACCGAGAAACAGGTGCGCACCCCCGAACTGATCCAGCTTCAGGCCGAAATTGACCCCCTGGCCGCCACCTACGACGAGATCACCGGCAAAATGATGGCTGTTGTCGATGGGGTGGAAATGCCCGGAGAGGAAGCCTGGACCCTGGTTTTCGACCAGAATCGGGACACCAGAGAGAAAGGCTGGCGGGCCTATTACGAGATGTGGAAAGCCCACCGCACCGAACTTGGCGAACTGCTCCTCACCCTGGTCCAGAAGCGCCGCCATATGGCAAAAGTGGGCGGATTTTCCGATTACCGGGCCTACTGCTGGGCCGAACTGAACCGAACCGATTACACACCAGCAGACACCCAGAAACTGCAGCAGGGCATCTTGCAGCAGGTGACCCCTCTGGCAAAGGCAGTGCGCCAGAAGCAGGCAGAACGTCTTGGCCTGCAAAGCCTGCGCCCCTGGGACCTGAATGTGGAAGAAGGGGAGTCCCTGAAACCTTTCCAGACCACCCAGCAACTGCTGGACCTCACAGCGAACGCCCTGAGAGAGGTCTCCGCTGACTGGTTCAGGGTCTTTGATGGCTACAGGACCCGGCGTCCTGACCTGATTGACATTGAAACCCGTGCTGACAAGGGCACGGGAGGCTTCTGTGAGTTTCTGTACCAGCAGGGTTACCCCCACATCTTCATGAGCCTGATGGGTCGCCATGATGACCTGACTGGCTTTTTCCATGAAACAGGTCATGCCCTGCACTTCCTGCTCACCGACCGCAAGCAGGACCTCTACTGGCACAACAATGTGCCCATGGAATTCAACGAGACCATGGCCATGACCATGGAACTGCTGCCCCTGGAGCACCTTGCAAAAATCGGGGTGTACAGCGAAGGCCAGTTGCAGACTGCTGTGCAGGCCAGCCTGGAACAATCTGTGCAACTGCTTCCCAGACTCGTGGTCTATGACGCTTTCCAGCACTGGCTCTACACAGAAGCCCCAGAGGACCTCACCATCGACATGCTGGACGAAAAATGGCTTGGCCTGTGGCAGGCCTACATCCCTGATGTCGATCATTCCGGTCTGGAGGATTTCATTGCCCTGGGATGGAGCCGTGTGGTGCACCTCTACCTGTACCCTTTCTACATGATCGAGTACGTGATGGCCCAGGTGTACGCCTGGCAGGTGTGGAGTGCCTACCTGCAAGAGCCAGAAGCCACCGTTCAGAAGCTGACCGAGGGCATGGAGCTGGGGGCCACCGTTTCCCTGCCTGAACTGATCCGCACCATCGGGCAATCCTTTCCGGTGGATGAGGGACAGCTTTCTGATGCCATTGCCAATGTCAGAGAGAAGATTTTCGGCTGA